A genomic window from Rhizobium sp. 007 includes:
- a CDS encoding glutathione S-transferase family protein, translating into MAEELVFYTNPMSRGRIARWMLEETGVPYRTEIMTFGGTMKAPEYLTVNPMGKVPAIRHGDTVVTECAAICAYLAETFPEKELAPRPNERGSYYRWMFFAAGPLEAAATNRALGFVTPAEKSRMAGYGSFGDVMDTLEKAVSASPYIAGDRFTAADVYVGSHIGWGMGFGTFEKRQAFADYLGRVTNREGYRRATALDDEVMKQMQ; encoded by the coding sequence ATGGCGGAAGAACTGGTATTCTATACGAACCCGATGTCGCGCGGCCGCATCGCCCGCTGGATGCTGGAGGAGACCGGCGTTCCTTACCGCACGGAAATCATGACCTTCGGCGGCACGATGAAGGCGCCGGAATACCTGACCGTGAACCCGATGGGCAAGGTGCCGGCGATCCGGCATGGCGATACGGTCGTCACGGAATGCGCCGCGATCTGCGCCTATCTCGCCGAGACCTTTCCGGAAAAGGAGCTCGCTCCAAGACCGAATGAACGGGGCAGCTATTACCGATGGATGTTCTTTGCCGCCGGCCCACTTGAAGCCGCTGCCACGAACCGTGCACTCGGCTTTGTGACCCCCGCAGAAAAAAGCAGGATGGCTGGTTACGGTAGCTTCGGCGACGTCATGGATACGCTCGAAAAAGCTGTCAGCGCCTCGCCCTATATCGCCGGCGACCGCTTCACGGCCGCCGATGTCTACGTCGGTTCGCATATCGGCTGGGGGATGGGCTTCGGCACGTTCGAAAAGCGCCAGGCCTTTGCGGATTATCTGGGCCGCGTGACCAACCGCGAAGGCTACAGGCGAGCCACCGCACTGGACGATGAAGTCATGAAGCAGATGCAATAG
- the recA gene encoding recombinase RecA has translation MSQNSLRLVEDKSVDKSKALEAALSQIERSFGKGSIMKLGSNENVVEIETISTGSLSLDIALGIGGLPKGRIIEIYGPESSGKTTLALQTIAEAQKKGGICAFVDAEHALDPVYARKLGVDLQNLLISQPDTGEQALEITDTLVRSGAVDVLVVDSVAALTPRAEIEGEMGDSLPGLQARLMSQALRKLTASISKSNTMVIFINQIRMKIGVMFGSPETTTGGNALKFYASVRLDIRRIGAVKEREEVVGNQTRVKVVKNKMAPPFKQVEFDIMYGEGVSKTGELIDLGVKAGIVEKSGAWFSYNSQRLGQGRENAKLFIRDNPDLGREIEMALRQNAGLIADRFLQNGGPDANDGDTDTDM, from the coding sequence ATGTCTCAAAATTCATTGCGGCTCGTAGAGGACAAATCGGTGGACAAAAGCAAGGCGCTTGAAGCGGCACTCTCACAGATTGAGCGGTCGTTCGGCAAGGGCTCGATCATGAAACTCGGCTCCAACGAGAATGTTGTCGAGATCGAAACTATTTCGACCGGTTCCCTCAGCCTCGATATCGCGCTCGGCATCGGCGGTTTGCCCAAGGGCCGCATCATCGAGATCTACGGACCGGAAAGCTCCGGCAAGACGACGCTTGCGTTGCAGACGATCGCCGAAGCGCAGAAAAAGGGCGGCATCTGCGCATTCGTCGATGCAGAACATGCGCTCGATCCGGTCTATGCCCGCAAGCTCGGCGTCGATCTCCAGAACCTCCTGATCTCGCAGCCGGATACCGGCGAGCAGGCGCTCGAAATCACCGATACGCTGGTGCGCTCCGGCGCCGTCGACGTTCTCGTCGTCGACTCCGTTGCAGCGCTGACACCGCGCGCCGAAATCGAGGGCGAGATGGGCGACAGCCTTCCAGGCCTACAGGCGCGCCTGATGAGCCAGGCGCTGCGCAAGCTCACGGCGTCTATCTCCAAGTCGAACACCATGGTCATCTTCATCAATCAGATCCGCATGAAGATCGGCGTCATGTTCGGCTCGCCCGAAACGACGACAGGCGGCAACGCGCTGAAGTTCTACGCCTCCGTCCGGCTCGACATCCGCCGTATCGGCGCGGTCAAGGAGCGCGAAGAGGTTGTCGGCAACCAGACCCGCGTCAAGGTCGTTAAGAACAAGATGGCGCCTCCCTTCAAGCAGGTGGAATTCGATATCATGTATGGCGAGGGTGTCTCGAAGACTGGCGAACTGATCGATCTCGGCGTCAAGGCCGGCATCGTCGAGAAATCCGGTGCCTGGTTCTCTTATAACAGCCAGCGCCTCGGCCAGGGCCGCGAGAATGCCAAGCTCTTCATCCGCGACAACCCGGATCTCGGCCGCGAGATCGAGATGGCGCTTCGGCAGAATGCGGGGCTGATTGCTGACCGCTTCCTGCAGAATGGCGGGCCGGACGCCAACGATGGCGATACAGACACGGATATGTAA
- a CDS encoding NADP-dependent isocitrate dehydrogenase: MKKIKVANPVADLDGDEMTRIIWQLIKDKLIHPYLDLDIDYYDLSVENRDATNDQVTVDAANAIKKYGVGIKCATITPDEARVKEFSLKEMWKSPNGTIRNILGGVIFREPIICKNVPRLVPGWTKPIVVGRHAFGDQYRATDFKFPGKGKLTIKFVGEDGQVIEKEVFNAPGAGVAMAMYNLDESIREFARASMMYGLMRKWPVYLSTKNTILKAYDGRFKDIFEEVYETEFKDQFKEAGITYEHRLIDDMVASALKWSGGYVWACKNYDGDVQSDTVAQGFGSLGLMTSVLLTPDGKTVEAEAAHGTVTRHYRQHQKGQETSTNSIASIFAWTRGLAHRAKLDDNAELARFASTLEKVCVDTVEAGFMTKDLALLIGPDQPWLSTTAFLDKIDSNLQKAMGA, translated from the coding sequence ATGAAGAAGATCAAGGTCGCCAATCCCGTCGCCGATCTCGACGGCGATGAAATGACTCGCATCATTTGGCAGCTCATCAAGGACAAGCTGATCCATCCGTATCTCGACCTCGACATCGACTACTACGATCTCTCGGTCGAAAACCGCGACGCGACCAACGATCAGGTCACCGTGGACGCCGCCAACGCCATCAAGAAATACGGCGTCGGCATCAAGTGCGCGACGATTACGCCGGACGAAGCCCGCGTGAAGGAATTCAGCCTCAAGGAAATGTGGAAGAGCCCGAACGGCACGATCCGCAACATCCTGGGCGGCGTCATCTTCCGCGAACCGATCATCTGCAAGAACGTTCCGCGCCTCGTTCCGGGCTGGACCAAGCCGATCGTCGTCGGCCGTCACGCCTTCGGCGACCAGTACCGCGCAACCGACTTCAAGTTCCCGGGCAAGGGCAAGCTCACCATCAAGTTCGTCGGCGAAGACGGCCAGGTCATCGAGAAGGAAGTCTTCAACGCGCCGGGTGCCGGCGTTGCCATGGCCATGTACAACCTCGATGAATCGATCCGCGAATTCGCGCGCGCCTCGATGATGTACGGCCTGATGCGCAAGTGGCCTGTCTACCTCTCGACGAAGAACACCATCCTCAAGGCCTATGACGGCCGATTCAAGGATATCTTCGAGGAAGTCTACGAGACCGAGTTCAAGGATCAGTTCAAGGAAGCCGGCATCACCTATGAGCACCGCCTGATCGACGACATGGTCGCTTCGGCGCTGAAGTGGTCCGGCGGCTACGTCTGGGCGTGCAAGAACTATGACGGCGACGTCCAGTCCGACACCGTTGCCCAGGGCTTCGGTTCGCTCGGCCTGATGACCTCGGTTCTGCTCACGCCGGACGGCAAGACGGTCGAAGCCGAAGCCGCACACGGCACGGTCACCCGCCACTACCGCCAGCACCAGAAGGGCCAGGAGACCTCGACGAACTCGATCGCCTCGATCTTCGCCTGGACCCGCGGCCTCGCGCACCGCGCCAAGCTCGACGACAATGCCGAGCTCGCCCGCTTCGCCTCAACGCTGGAAAAGGTCTGCGTCGACACCGTCGAAGCCGGTTTCATGACCAAGGACCTGGCACTGCTGATCGGCCCCGACCAGCCGTGGCTCTCAACCACTGCCTTCCTCGACAAGATCGACTCCAACCTGCAAAAAGCCATGGGCGCCTGA
- a CDS encoding carbohydrate kinase family protein codes for MKRILVLGGAHIDRRGRISGETAPGASNPGAWFEEPGGGGFNAARNLARLGVDVTMISPRGGDPAGEMVTEAAYAAGINDRPFVFLDRKTPSYTAILERDGNLVIALADMELYRYFVPRRLAIRWVREAFAANDLILFDANLPEETIAAIVSRANSLGVPVAAIAISPAKVVKLKPCICGIDHLFLNEAEAAALTGQCPDKPEDWASLLGDIGLKSGVITRGQRELIAFGKGGTFCLQPPSVETIADVTGAGDSLAAGVLFALMQDLPLEEALRHGVAAAALTVQSPYAVNEKLSAELLVETLALVQRARILH; via the coding sequence ATGAAAAGAATCCTCGTTCTCGGCGGCGCACATATCGATCGGCGCGGGCGCATTTCCGGCGAGACGGCGCCAGGCGCCAGCAACCCGGGCGCTTGGTTCGAGGAACCGGGCGGCGGCGGCTTCAATGCTGCGAGAAACCTTGCACGGCTCGGCGTGGACGTCACCATGATCTCGCCGCGCGGGGGCGATCCGGCGGGCGAGATGGTGACGGAGGCGGCTTATGCAGCCGGCATCAATGACCGGCCGTTCGTCTTTCTCGATCGCAAGACACCGAGCTACACGGCCATTCTGGAGCGGGACGGCAACCTAGTGATCGCGCTCGCGGACATGGAGCTTTACCGTTACTTCGTCCCGCGCCGGCTGGCGATCCGCTGGGTGCGCGAAGCCTTCGCCGCAAACGACCTCATCCTTTTCGATGCGAACCTGCCGGAAGAGACGATCGCAGCGATCGTCAGCCGCGCCAATTCGCTCGGCGTACCGGTGGCCGCGATTGCCATATCGCCGGCAAAGGTGGTCAAGCTCAAGCCCTGCATCTGCGGCATCGACCATCTCTTCCTCAACGAGGCGGAGGCCGCAGCCCTGACCGGCCAATGCCCGGACAAGCCGGAGGATTGGGCGTCACTGCTCGGTGATATCGGCCTGAAGAGCGGCGTCATCACGCGCGGGCAGCGCGAACTGATCGCCTTCGGCAAGGGTGGCACCTTCTGCCTGCAGCCGCCGTCGGTCGAGACCATCGCCGACGTAACGGGCGCCGGAGATTCGCTTGCAGCCGGGGTCCTCTTTGCCTTGATGCAGGATCTGCCGCTCGAGGAAGCCCTGCGGCACGGCGTGGCCGCTGCTGCACTCACGGTCCAGTCGCCCTATGCCGTCAACGAAAAACTCTCCGCGGAACTGCTTGTGGAAACCCTTGCCCTTGTTCAGCGTGCCAGAATTCTGCATTGA
- a CDS encoding GNAT family N-acetyltransferase, with translation MTTSIRPLQPSDRAAWEPLWAAYQRFYEVVIPLETTDVTWSRFHDRAEEVYALGAFDGDGRLTGIVHAIFHRSCWLPQWTCYLQDLYVEADQRGRGTGAALIEAVADLARKNGAGRLYWMTHETNATARRLYDQIAERSGFIQYRKAL, from the coding sequence ATGACCACATCCATCCGCCCGCTGCAGCCTTCTGACCGCGCCGCCTGGGAGCCTCTGTGGGCCGCCTACCAGCGCTTCTACGAAGTCGTTATTCCGCTGGAGACCACCGACGTGACCTGGAGCCGCTTCCACGACCGGGCCGAAGAGGTGTACGCGCTGGGCGCCTTCGATGGCGATGGCCGCCTCACCGGCATCGTGCACGCCATCTTCCACCGCTCCTGCTGGCTGCCGCAATGGACCTGCTATCTACAGGACCTCTATGTCGAAGCCGACCAGCGCGGCCGTGGAACTGGAGCGGCCTTGATCGAGGCCGTTGCCGACCTTGCGCGTAAAAATGGCGCCGGACGCCTCTACTGGATGACACATGAGACCAATGCGACGGCGCGGCGCCTCTACGACCAGATCGCCGAACGCTCCGGCTTCATCCAGTACCGCAAGGCGCTTTGA
- a CDS encoding PAS domain-containing sensor histidine kinase produces the protein MTTPRQADDYNAPIVDRGGRSGTAVRIILLALVLVAAAGSFVYFKDSLENEMVLGVLGVLAMVGIFFLVSSVIGFIEVMPQRQSDSLARSFLNSHPDGSLITDGKGRIIYANAAYGKLTGARKPTEVQTLEALLSRHRESNEALYRLSNGLREGKEGQEEFRLLRTLGPATNNSGAHWYRLKARTLRTEEGSGKPLHIWQISDITAERDDQERFFKELQNAIDYLDHAPAGFFSAGRKGEIFYLNATLAEWLGLDLTKFVPGSMTIGDLVAGGGLALIQSVQAEPGLKKTDTLDLDLKKANGQSLPVQIIHSVTSMRDGAPGESRTIVLRRQSGGENEQSASAAAMRFTRFFNNTPMAIASVDGDGRILRTNAPFLKLFSGIVSRDDVENGAALEVILQESDRQRLKDALVAAKDRQGDIPPIDSRMPNDEARHFRFYVNAVIDQSDEAPEEAAIVYAVEMTEQKALEAQMAQTQKMNAVGTLAGGIAHDFNNVLTAILLSSDHLLLQARPSDASFADLMEIKRNANRAAVLVRQLLAFSRKQTMRPTVLNLTDVVGDLRMLVDRLLSGTNVKLDVEYGRDLWPVKTDLSQFEQVLINLCVNARDAMPEGGKLTLRTRNVTAAEVAGFNYSYMPHEDMVLIEVADTGTGIAPDIMDKIFEPFFTTKEVGKGTGLGLAMVYGIVKQSGGYIQPESEVGKGTTFRVFLPRHALDAAVAAEADAVAAAETGAAQQMPAAAQPEQPEDLTGNAVILLVEDEEAVRRGGKRMLETRGYTVHEAGSGVEALDIMDELDGKVDIVVSDVVMPEMDGPSLLRELRKRYPDLKFIFVSGYAEDAFARNLPPDAKFGFLPKPFSLKQLAVVVKETLEGE, from the coding sequence ATGACGACACCACGTCAGGCTGACGACTACAATGCCCCGATCGTGGATCGCGGAGGACGCTCGGGAACGGCTGTTCGCATCATTCTTCTGGCGCTTGTGCTTGTCGCAGCCGCAGGCAGCTTTGTGTACTTCAAGGATTCGCTCGAAAATGAAATGGTCCTCGGCGTGCTGGGCGTGCTGGCCATGGTCGGCATCTTCTTCCTCGTTTCCTCGGTCATCGGCTTCATCGAGGTCATGCCCCAGCGGCAATCGGATAGTCTCGCCAGGTCATTTCTCAATAGCCATCCGGACGGTTCGCTGATTACCGATGGGAAGGGCCGGATCATTTATGCCAACGCGGCCTATGGAAAGCTGACCGGCGCCCGCAAACCGACCGAAGTGCAGACGCTCGAAGCGCTGCTTTCACGCCACCGGGAATCGAACGAGGCGCTTTACCGTCTGTCGAACGGGCTGCGCGAGGGCAAGGAAGGCCAGGAGGAATTCCGTCTGCTGCGGACCCTTGGCCCGGCAACGAACAATTCTGGCGCTCACTGGTACCGTCTCAAGGCGCGAACCCTGCGAACCGAGGAAGGCTCCGGCAAGCCGCTGCATATCTGGCAGATCAGCGACATCACCGCCGAGCGCGATGACCAGGAGCGCTTCTTCAAGGAACTGCAGAACGCGATCGATTACCTCGACCATGCGCCGGCAGGTTTCTTCTCGGCAGGGCGCAAGGGCGAGATTTTCTACCTGAACGCAACACTTGCCGAATGGCTGGGACTCGACCTCACGAAGTTCGTGCCGGGCTCGATGACGATCGGAGATCTCGTGGCAGGCGGCGGGCTGGCACTGATTCAGTCGGTGCAGGCCGAGCCCGGTCTTAAGAAAACCGATACGCTCGACCTCGACCTCAAGAAGGCGAACGGACAGAGCCTGCCGGTGCAGATCATACACAGCGTGACTTCCATGCGCGACGGCGCGCCGGGCGAGAGCCGGACGATCGTGCTCAGGCGGCAATCGGGCGGCGAGAACGAGCAATCCGCTTCTGCCGCGGCGATGCGCTTCACGCGCTTCTTCAACAACACGCCGATGGCGATCGCCTCGGTCGACGGCGACGGTCGGATCCTGCGCACGAATGCGCCATTCCTCAAGCTCTTCTCCGGCATCGTTTCGCGCGATGACGTCGAAAATGGCGCAGCGCTGGAAGTCATCCTTCAGGAAAGCGATCGACAGAGGCTGAAGGATGCCCTGGTGGCGGCAAAGGACCGCCAGGGCGATATCCCGCCGATCGACTCGCGCATGCCGAACGATGAAGCGCGTCATTTCCGTTTCTACGTCAACGCTGTCATCGACCAGAGCGACGAGGCGCCGGAAGAGGCCGCGATCGTTTATGCCGTCGAGATGACGGAACAAAAGGCGCTGGAAGCGCAGATGGCGCAGACGCAAAAGATGAATGCGGTCGGCACGCTTGCCGGCGGAATCGCGCACGACTTCAACAACGTGCTGACGGCGATCCTGTTGTCTTCCGACCATCTGCTGCTGCAAGCGCGGCCGTCCGATGCAAGCTTTGCCGACCTGATGGAAATCAAGCGCAATGCGAACCGCGCCGCGGTTCTCGTCCGCCAGCTGCTTGCCTTCTCGCGCAAGCAGACGATGCGTCCGACGGTATTGAACCTCACGGATGTCGTCGGCGACCTGCGCATGCTTGTCGACCGGCTGTTATCCGGCACCAACGTCAAGCTCGATGTCGAATACGGCCGCGATCTCTGGCCGGTGAAGACTGACCTGTCGCAGTTCGAGCAGGTGCTTATCAATCTTTGCGTCAATGCGCGCGACGCGATGCCCGAGGGCGGCAAGCTGACGCTGCGCACCCGCAACGTGACGGCGGCGGAAGTGGCCGGTTTCAATTATTCCTACATGCCGCATGAGGACATGGTGCTGATCGAGGTGGCCGATACCGGCACCGGCATTGCGCCCGACATCATGGACAAGATATTCGAGCCCTTCTTCACAACCAAGGAGGTGGGCAAGGGCACGGGTCTCGGGCTGGCGATGGTCTACGGCATCGTCAAACAGTCCGGCGGCTATATTCAGCCGGAATCCGAAGTCGGGAAGGGAACGACCTTCCGGGTCTTCCTGCCGCGCCACGCCCTCGACGCGGCTGTCGCCGCCGAGGCGGACGCTGTTGCGGCAGCCGAGACCGGTGCGGCTCAACAAATGCCGGCCGCAGCTCAGCCGGAACAACCGGAAGATCTGACGGGCAACGCCGTCATCCTGCTCGTAGAGGACGAGGAAGCGGTGCGCCGCGGCGGCAAGCGCATGCTGGAAACGCGCGGCTACACCGTGCACGAGGCCGGCTCAGGCGTCGAAGCGCTCGACATCATGGACGAGCTGGACGGCAAGGTGGACATCGTCGTTTCTGACGTCGTCATGCCGGAAATGGACGGCCCGTCGCTGCTGCGCGAATTGCGCAAGCGATATCCGGACCTGAAATTCATCTTCGTTTCCGGCTATGCGGAAGACGCTTTCGCCCGCAACCTGCCTCCGGACGCCAAGTTTGGGTTCCTGCCGAAGCCCTTCTCGCTGAAGCAGCTCGCCGTCGTCGTCAAGGAAACCCTGGAAGGCGAATAG
- a CDS encoding pseudouridine-5'-phosphate glycosidase, with protein MTKPISPLLPVSYSKEVAAAKQRGAPLVALESTIITHGMPYPGNIEMARSVEAIIREQGAVPATIAVIHGVLHIGLEPEQLEKLAKEKDVMKVSRADLAFAIAERRTGATTVAATMIAAACAGIKVFATGGIGGVHRGAEESFDISADLQELARTGVIVVCAGAKAILDIPKTLEVLETSGVPVVTYESAEFPAFWSRSSGLRSPLTLNSPAAIANFQITREQLGIEGGMLIANPVPEEDEIPREEMEIYIKRALDSAERDEISGKTVTPYLLSTIFDLTDGRSLQTNIALVENNARLAAEIAVALDD; from the coding sequence ATGACGAAACCGATCTCCCCCCTCCTGCCGGTCTCCTATTCCAAGGAGGTTGCCGCTGCAAAGCAGCGCGGCGCGCCGCTGGTGGCGCTTGAATCGACGATCATCACGCACGGCATGCCCTACCCCGGCAATATCGAAATGGCGCGCAGTGTCGAGGCGATTATCCGTGAGCAGGGTGCCGTTCCGGCAACGATTGCCGTCATTCACGGCGTCCTGCATATCGGCTTGGAGCCGGAACAGCTTGAGAAGCTCGCGAAGGAAAAGGACGTGATGAAAGTCTCGCGCGCCGATCTCGCCTTCGCGATCGCCGAGCGCCGCACCGGTGCCACGACGGTAGCTGCCACGATGATCGCCGCTGCTTGTGCCGGCATCAAGGTCTTTGCGACCGGCGGCATCGGCGGCGTGCATCGCGGTGCCGAAGAGAGCTTCGACATCTCGGCCGACCTGCAGGAGCTTGCCCGCACCGGCGTCATCGTCGTCTGCGCCGGCGCAAAGGCGATCCTCGATATCCCAAAGACGCTGGAAGTGCTGGAGACCAGCGGCGTTCCTGTCGTCACCTACGAGAGTGCCGAGTTCCCGGCCTTCTGGTCCCGTTCCTCGGGCCTGCGCAGCCCGCTGACGTTGAACAGCCCGGCCGCCATCGCCAATTTCCAGATCACCCGCGAACAGCTTGGCATCGAGGGCGGCATGCTGATCGCCAATCCGGTCCCTGAAGAAGATGAAATTCCGCGCGAGGAGATGGAGATCTATATCAAGCGCGCACTCGACAGCGCCGAGCGCGACGAAATCAGCGGCAAGACCGTGACACCTTATCTTCTCAGCACGATATTCGATCTGACCGACGGACGGAGCCTGCAGACGAATATCGCGCTCGTCGAGAACAATGCCCGCCTGGCGGCAGAAATTGCCGTGGCGCTCGACGATTGA
- the alaS gene encoding alanine--tRNA ligase, with protein MSGVNDIRSTFLDYFKTNGHEIVPSSPLVPRNDPTLMFTNAGMVQFKNVFTGLEQRPYRTASTAQKCVRAGGKHNDLDNVGYTARHHTFFEMLGNFSFGDYFKERAIELAWNLITKEFGLDAKRLLVTVYHTDDEAFNLWKKIAGLSDENIIRIPTSDNFWAMGDTGPCGPCSEIFYDHGDHIWGGPPGSPEEDGDRFIEIWNLVFMQYEQLTKDERVDLPRPSIDTGMGLERVAAVLQGKHDNYDIDLFRALIEASEEATGVRAEGERRASHRVIADHLRSSAFLIADGVLPSNEGRGYVLRRIMRRAMRHAQLLGAKEPLIWKLLPALVQQMGRAYPELARAEALISETLKLEETRFRKTLERGLSLLSDATMTLGKGDMLDGETAFKLYDTYGFPLDLTQDALRAREIGVDLAGFTDAMERQKAEARSHWAGSGDKATETIWFELKEKHGATEFLGYDTETAEGVVQAIVRDGAAVASASAGDKVQIVVNQTPFYGESGGQMGDTGIISSDHAKVEITDTQKKGEGLFVHSGTVVEGLLKTDEAVALTVDHARRSRLRANHSATHLLHEALREVLGTHVAQKGSLVAPERLRFDVSHPKPMSAEELKVVEDMANEIVLQNAPVTTRLMSVDDAIAEGAMALFGEKYGDEVRVVAMGQGVRGTKAGKPYSIELCGGTHVAATGQIGLVRILSESAVGAGVRRIEAVTGENAREYLAEQDERVKTLASSLKVQPADVLSRVEGLMDERRKLERELADAKRKLAMGGGQGGSTDAAREVAGVKFLGKAITGVDPKDLKGLADDGKSSIGSGVVTLIGVSDDGKASAVVAVTPDLTARFSAVDLVRVASAALGGKGGGGRPDMAQAGGPDGSKADEAIEAVAAALAS; from the coding sequence ATGAGCGGCGTGAACGATATCCGGTCGACCTTCCTCGACTATTTCAAGACGAACGGCCACGAGATCGTGCCGTCGAGCCCGCTCGTGCCGCGCAACGACCCGACGCTGATGTTCACCAATGCCGGCATGGTACAGTTCAAGAACGTCTTCACGGGCCTGGAACAGCGCCCCTACAGGACGGCATCGACGGCACAGAAATGCGTCCGCGCCGGCGGCAAGCACAATGACCTCGACAATGTCGGCTATACCGCGCGCCACCATACCTTTTTCGAGATGCTCGGCAATTTCTCCTTCGGCGATTATTTCAAGGAACGGGCGATCGAGCTTGCCTGGAACCTGATCACCAAGGAATTCGGTCTCGACGCCAAGCGCCTGCTGGTCACCGTCTATCACACGGACGACGAAGCCTTTAACCTCTGGAAGAAGATCGCCGGGCTTTCGGACGAAAATATCATCCGCATTCCGACCAGCGATAATTTCTGGGCGATGGGTGATACCGGCCCGTGCGGTCCCTGTTCGGAGATCTTCTACGATCACGGCGATCACATCTGGGGCGGCCCTCCCGGCTCTCCGGAGGAAGACGGCGACCGCTTCATCGAGATCTGGAACCTCGTCTTCATGCAATATGAGCAGTTGACGAAGGACGAGCGCGTCGACCTTCCGCGTCCCTCGATCGATACCGGCATGGGACTGGAGCGCGTGGCGGCCGTGCTGCAGGGCAAGCACGACAATTACGATATCGATCTGTTTCGCGCGCTGATCGAAGCTTCGGAGGAGGCAACCGGCGTCAGGGCCGAGGGTGAGCGCCGGGCGAGCCACCGCGTCATCGCCGACCATCTGCGCTCATCCGCATTCCTCATTGCCGATGGCGTGCTGCCGTCGAACGAAGGCCGCGGCTACGTGCTGCGCCGCATCATGCGCCGGGCCATGCGCCATGCGCAGCTCCTGGGTGCCAAGGAACCGCTGATCTGGAAGCTGCTGCCGGCGCTCGTCCAGCAGATGGGCCGCGCCTATCCGGAGCTAGCACGCGCCGAAGCACTGATCTCCGAGACGCTGAAACTCGAGGAAACCCGTTTCCGCAAGACGCTGGAGCGCGGCCTGTCGCTGCTTTCCGACGCGACGATGACGCTCGGCAAGGGCGATATGCTCGACGGCGAGACGGCATTCAAGCTCTATGACACCTACGGCTTTCCGCTCGACCTGACGCAAGATGCGCTGCGCGCCCGCGAAATCGGCGTCGATCTCGCCGGCTTTACCGATGCGATGGAGCGTCAGAAGGCCGAAGCCCGCTCGCATTGGGCCGGCTCCGGCGACAAGGCGACCGAGACCATCTGGTTCGAACTCAAGGAGAAGCATGGCGCGACCGAATTCCTGGGCTACGACACGGAGACCGCCGAAGGCGTCGTCCAGGCGATCGTCAGGGACGGTGCCGCCGTCGCATCCGCCTCGGCCGGCGACAAGGTGCAGATCGTCGTCAACCAGACGCCGTTCTACGGCGAATCCGGCGGCCAGATGGGCGACACAGGCATCATCAGCTCGGACCATGCGAAAGTGGAAATCACCGATACGCAGAAGAAGGGCGAAGGCCTGTTCGTGCATTCAGGGACTGTCGTCGAAGGTTTACTGAAGACCGACGAGGCCGTCGCGCTGACCGTCGATCATGCCCGCCGGTCGCGCCTGCGCGCCAATCACTCGGCAACGCACTTGCTGCATGAGGCGCTGCGCGAAGTGCTGGGTACGCACGTGGCGCAGAAGGGTTCGCTGGTCGCGCCCGAACGCCTGCGTTTCGATGTTTCGCATCCGAAGCCGATGTCCGCCGAAGAGCTCAAGGTCGTTGAGGATATGGCAAACGAGATCGTGCTGCAGAACGCGCCGGTAACGACGCGGCTGATGAGCGTGGATGACGCGATTGCCGAAGGTGCGATGGCGCTGTTCGGCGAGAAATACGGCGATGAAGTGCGCGTCGTCGCTATGGGGCAGGGCGTGCGCGGCACGAAGGCCGGCAAGCCTTATTCGATCGAACTCTGCGGCGGCACGCATGTCGCCGCGACCGGTCAGATCGGGCTTGTGCGCATCCTTAGCGAAAGTGCCGTCGGCGCGGGTGTCCGCCGCATCGAGGCGGTCACCGGTGAGAACGCCCGCGAATATCTGGCCGAACAGGACGAGCGCGTGAAAACGCTTGCTTCGTCGCTGAAGGTTCAGCCTGCCGACGTACTTTCGCGCGTCGAAGGGTTGATGGACGAGCGCCGCAAGCTCGAGCGGGAACTCGCCGATGCCAAGCGCAAGCTTGCCATGGGCGGCGGGCAGGGCGGCTCGACGGACGCGGCGCGTGAGGTTGCCGGCGTAAAATTCCTCGGCAAGGCGATCACCGGCGTCGATCCGAAGGATCTCAAGGGGCTTGCCGACGATGGCAAATCAAGCATCGGTTCGGGCGTCGTGACGCTGATCGGCGTTTCCGACGACGGCAAGGCAAGCGCAGTCGTTGCCGTAACGCCGGACCTGACGGCGCGGTTCAGCGCCGTCGATCTTGTGCGCGTCGCATCTGCTGCCCTTGGCGGCAAGGGCGGCGGCGGCCGGCCGGACATGGCACAGGCGGGCGGCCCAGACGGCTCCAAGGCCGACGAGGCGATCGAGGCGGTGGCGGCAGCACTTGCAAGCTGA